From Nonlabens sp. Ci31, the proteins below share one genomic window:
- a CDS encoding phosphatase PAP2 family protein: protein MKQLLLFFLFLFTITGHSQQKAADSLPFQKEVGFKYASLLLPTGLVSYGILGIKNDPVRKWDRDFRNSLDPNGTKTFIDDYILFTPIAAAYGLDLAGIKGRNNMLDKTIIIGTATLLLYASVNIIKNNTDVRRPSGRSQSSFPSGHTAISFMAAEFLHQEYGQVSAWYSIAGYSIATATGFLRIYNDKHWFSDVMAGAGIGILFTKIAYWLHPLLKNVIFKNKTLESHVQFQITPLYTGNDLLLATSLRF from the coding sequence ATGAAACAACTCCTTTTATTTTTCCTATTTCTTTTTACAATCACCGGCCACAGCCAGCAAAAAGCAGCCGATTCCCTTCCGTTTCAAAAAGAAGTAGGTTTTAAATACGCTTCACTCCTTTTGCCTACCGGACTAGTGAGCTATGGTATTCTGGGGATTAAGAATGATCCTGTAAGAAAATGGGATCGCGATTTTAGAAACAGTCTAGACCCTAATGGGACTAAAACTTTTATAGATGATTACATCCTTTTCACACCTATTGCAGCCGCTTATGGCCTTGATCTTGCTGGAATTAAAGGGAGAAATAACATGCTGGACAAAACCATCATTATAGGAACTGCTACCTTATTGCTATACGCCAGCGTGAATATCATCAAGAACAATACAGACGTAAGAAGACCTAGCGGTAGGTCGCAAAGCAGCTTTCCATCTGGTCACACAGCGATTTCATTTATGGCAGCAGAATTCTTGCACCAAGAATACGGTCAAGTATCAGCATGGTACAGTATAGCAGGTTATTCCATAGCAACAGCTACAGGTTTTTTACGTATTTATAATGACAAACACTGGTTCAGTGACGTTATGGCAGGAGCTGGAATAGGAATTTTATTTACAAAAATCGCTTACTGGCTGCATCCTTTGCTAAAGAATGTTATCTTTAAAAACAAAACACTAGAATCTCACGTACAGTTTCAAATTACACCTCTGTACACCGGTAATGACTTGTTGCTCGCTACTTCACTGAGATTTTAA
- a CDS encoding isopenicillin N synthase family dioxygenase — protein sequence MTNIPSVDLADFMSDDPKRKEKFINEIGAAYEDIGFVALKNHFLSDELVEQLYTEVEKFFQLPKDTKLGYEREELNGQRGYVSFGKEHAKGKKEGDLKEFWHFGQEVAPDAQIEEVYPDNVKVNELPEFNKIGMQAFRMLEKTGIHVLRALSLHIGLKENYFDHWASNGNSILRPIHYPPITSEPDNAVRAGAHGDINLITLLMGASAPGLQVQNRSGEWIDAIAQEDELVINVGDMLQRHTNNKLRSTIHRVVNPPRELWHTSRYSIPFFLHPRSDMKLDCLEECVDENNPKQYEDITSGDFLHQRLVEIGLIKK from the coding sequence ATGACTAATATCCCGAGTGTAGATCTAGCTGATTTTATGAGCGACGATCCTAAGAGAAAAGAGAAATTTATTAACGAGATAGGTGCAGCCTATGAAGACATTGGTTTTGTTGCTTTAAAAAACCACTTCTTATCTGATGAACTGGTGGAACAATTGTATACGGAAGTGGAGAAATTCTTTCAACTTCCTAAAGACACTAAACTCGGTTACGAACGCGAAGAGTTAAATGGCCAGAGGGGCTATGTATCTTTTGGGAAGGAACACGCTAAAGGAAAAAAAGAAGGAGATTTGAAGGAGTTTTGGCATTTTGGTCAAGAAGTTGCTCCAGATGCCCAGATAGAAGAAGTCTATCCAGATAACGTAAAAGTTAATGAGCTTCCAGAATTTAACAAAATAGGAATGCAAGCCTTCCGCATGCTAGAAAAAACCGGTATTCATGTACTGAGAGCTTTATCACTGCACATAGGTTTGAAGGAAAACTATTTTGACCATTGGGCTAGTAATGGGAACTCGATCTTGAGACCTATTCATTACCCGCCTATCACAAGCGAACCAGATAATGCCGTTCGAGCTGGGGCACATGGAGATATCAACCTTATTACTCTATTAATGGGCGCTAGCGCTCCAGGGTTACAGGTTCAAAATCGCAGCGGGGAATGGATTGATGCTATTGCTCAAGAAGATGAGCTGGTTATTAATGTAGGTGATATGCTACAACGTCACACCAATAACAAACTGCGCTCTACCATTCACAGAGTGGTAAATCCGCCACGTGAATTGTGGCATACGAGCCGCTATTCTATTCCCTTTTTCCTGCATCCACGCAGTGATATGAAATTGGATTGCTTAGAAGAGTGTGTGGATGAGAATAACCCAAAACAATACGAAGACATTACCTCAGGCGATTTCTTACACCAGCGATTAGTAGAGATTGGTCTAATTAAGAAGTAG
- a CDS encoding PLP-dependent transferase, with the protein MSDTKVLHYITEVLENMPKDWIGLTTHRLDIFEEKLAKIQFLEHFETLFADNNAETSALTILPTAYDYIRLGHPLSSILEWAIAKLNHTESDHVISFSSQTIPVLAVLRKNLLDHKSTQILYTGELPELLDTDLLRDVYGYSFELRQVDDLEKVAAFNGSSIYISQKNDIGSFDLSTNIDFFINVHNPLGSVLLVNGTKNKSYISDIQHVRRRETIAMTPADSYTALKSLVEKTPLENRELSAFELNKKSVLASIARVTGSHTKALVGSCGLSIQYAIMMGLVDEALEKHPGKAIKFIVPPNCYGGTNDQARRVAACLDTVEVVDLPVDGDNDMVKSIDAVLNQIANEDAIPYIIAEIPTNPRVEVPDLLQLKAALTKERTTKTGEPAIDPVFILDQTFCPNVHFLGDGKILSTIRTISYASGSKFPSGGQCTAGFCVGNKKTVSLMEKVEKHLIFCDNEATDLQYEILARQMPSMNQRINDAYKNTREFVNFIATTLPAAKINFVSEELADQGFTPSVFSLDLPTKGATDEEKESYKRTLNLKLIHLMIAEIPEESKFCVSYGQLKGCYWTVPATSTQGTTKEGDKDYIVRASLSPNLDLERHKKVFLEFVEQL; encoded by the coding sequence ATGTCAGACACTAAAGTACTCCATTACATCACAGAAGTTTTAGAAAATATGCCTAAAGACTGGATAGGTCTAACAACGCATCGTCTTGATATCTTTGAGGAGAAACTAGCTAAAATTCAATTTTTGGAGCATTTCGAAACCTTGTTTGCAGATAACAATGCGGAAACTTCTGCTTTAACTATACTACCTACCGCCTACGATTATATTCGTTTAGGACATCCGTTATCTTCTATATTAGAATGGGCAATTGCTAAATTGAATCATACGGAATCCGATCATGTGATTAGTTTTTCATCACAGACAATTCCGGTTTTAGCGGTACTTAGAAAAAACTTATTGGATCATAAAAGTACCCAAATACTTTATACGGGGGAACTACCAGAACTATTGGATACCGATTTACTAAGAGATGTTTACGGCTATAGCTTTGAGTTGCGCCAAGTAGATGATCTAGAAAAAGTTGCTGCATTCAATGGTAGCAGCATTTATATTTCGCAAAAAAATGACATCGGTAGTTTTGACCTTAGTACAAACATTGATTTCTTTATCAATGTTCATAATCCTTTAGGAAGTGTTCTATTAGTTAACGGAACAAAAAATAAATCTTATATTTCAGATATTCAGCATGTAAGAAGAAGGGAGACCATAGCCATGACTCCAGCCGATTCTTATACCGCATTAAAATCACTAGTAGAAAAAACACCTCTTGAAAACAGGGAGCTTTCTGCTTTTGAGTTAAATAAAAAGAGTGTCTTGGCATCTATTGCAAGGGTTACAGGTTCCCACACAAAAGCCCTAGTAGGTTCTTGTGGGTTATCTATTCAGTATGCGATCATGATGGGACTTGTGGATGAGGCATTAGAAAAACATCCTGGTAAGGCGATCAAGTTTATTGTCCCCCCTAATTGTTATGGTGGAACAAATGATCAAGCTAGACGAGTAGCAGCTTGCCTTGACACGGTTGAAGTGGTTGATTTACCGGTGGATGGTGATAACGATATGGTTAAAAGTATTGATGCGGTTTTAAATCAAATAGCTAATGAAGATGCTATACCTTATATCATTGCTGAGATCCCCACCAACCCTAGAGTTGAAGTTCCCGATCTCCTACAACTAAAAGCTGCTTTAACTAAAGAGCGTACTACCAAAACCGGTGAACCTGCTATAGACCCTGTTTTTATTTTAGATCAAACATTTTGCCCTAATGTTCACTTTTTAGGAGATGGAAAAATACTCTCTACTATAAGAACCATATCTTATGCTAGTGGGTCAAAATTCCCTAGTGGTGGTCAATGTACCGCTGGATTTTGTGTAGGAAACAAAAAAACAGTCTCCTTGATGGAAAAAGTTGAAAAGCATTTAATTTTCTGTGATAACGAGGCGACTGATCTGCAATATGAAATATTAGCAAGACAAATGCCTTCGATGAATCAACGAATAAACGATGCTTATAAAAACACTCGTGAGTTTGTAAATTTCATCGCTACAACGTTACCAGCGGCTAAAATTAATTTTGTGTCTGAAGAACTTGCTGATCAAGGATTTACGCCATCGGTATTTTCATTAGATCTTCCTACTAAAGGGGCAACCGATGAAGAAAAAGAATCATATAAAAGGACTTTAAATCTTAAATTGATCCACTTAATGATTGCAGAAATCCCGGAAGAAAGTAAATTTTGTGTGAGCTACGGCCAATTAAAAGGATGTTACTGGACTGTGCCTGCAACCTCGACTCAAGGTACTACTAAAGAAGGCGATAAGGATTACATTGTACGTGCTTCACTTTCCCCAAATTTAGATTTGGAGCGTCATAAAAAAGTGTTTTTAGAATTTGTTGAACAACTTTAA
- a CDS encoding methyltransferase, whose amino-acid sequence MSTDITINRPTPIDLTERPAFYDADSNLVTTMNNLEEGKVVLIRSFYSNGLNLLKELHVHLKNKLPNKTYQEQQIYRDTYRKMSHLILLEIVQNQLEVKKAPSIGWLEKLYPDISEFHLPLPLIQGLNSSWQWFKKGISIPVLRNKIHPYYGVYFPTRFEHLEVFDNYLERYEGPKKAAFDVGTGSGVLALQMVKYSFQKVFATDVNPNAIIGLTEFMGETKLSRKIELEQAPLFGKLDKQVELIVFNPPWLPASQDIDGLDEAIYYNEDLFPAFFEGAKERLSEDGKLVILFSNLAQITEVTKEHPIEKELAENDRFQLERCFKKRVNSASEKTKRDPHWRDLEEVELWELKHK is encoded by the coding sequence ATGAGTACAGATATAACGATTAACAGACCTACACCAATAGACCTAACAGAGCGACCAGCATTTTATGATGCTGATTCTAATCTTGTTACTACTATGAACAACTTAGAAGAGGGTAAAGTGGTTCTTATAAGATCATTTTACAGCAATGGACTGAATCTGCTCAAGGAATTACATGTGCACCTTAAAAATAAGTTGCCTAATAAAACTTATCAAGAACAGCAAATTTACAGGGATACGTACCGCAAGATGTCTCATCTTATTTTGTTGGAAATAGTTCAAAATCAACTGGAGGTTAAAAAAGCGCCTTCCATAGGTTGGTTAGAGAAATTATACCCAGACATCAGTGAATTTCATTTGCCTCTTCCTCTAATTCAAGGACTCAACAGCTCCTGGCAATGGTTTAAAAAAGGGATTTCCATTCCCGTACTACGCAATAAAATACATCCTTATTACGGGGTCTATTTCCCAACACGCTTTGAGCATTTGGAAGTTTTTGACAACTATTTAGAACGTTATGAGGGACCTAAGAAAGCTGCATTTGATGTAGGAACAGGATCTGGTGTTCTCGCTCTTCAAATGGTTAAATATAGTTTTCAAAAAGTCTTTGCTACAGATGTGAACCCGAATGCTATCATCGGTCTTACTGAATTTATGGGAGAAACAAAGTTATCTCGTAAGATAGAACTGGAACAGGCACCACTTTTTGGCAAGTTGGATAAGCAAGTAGAACTTATTGTGTTTAACCCGCCATGGTTACCTGCATCACAAGATATTGATGGATTAGACGAGGCCATTTACTATAACGAAGATCTATTCCCAGCATTCTTTGAAGGAGCAAAAGAGCGCTTGTCTGAAGATGGTAAATTAGTTATTTTGTTTTCTAATCTTGCACAAATAACAGAGGTAACTAAAGAGCATCCTATAGAAAAGGAGCTTGCAGAAAACGATCGATTCCAACTGGAGCGTTGCTTTAAAAAACGAGTAAATTCAGCTTCAGAGAAAACAAAACGCGATCCACACTGGCGTGATTTAGAAGAGGTAGAGCTTTGGGAATTGAAGCATAAATAA
- the ung gene encoding uracil-DNA glycosylase, whose translation MSIQIEASWREVLREEFSEPYFEDLTEFVRHEYGENTCYPPGNKIFAAFDRTPYEQVKVVIIGQDPYHGAGQANGLCFSVADGIKHPPSLINIFKEISKDLNQPYPESGNLERWADQGVLLLNTVLTVQESMAGSHQKKGWEKFTDAVIKKISDERKDVVFLLWGGFAKGKAKLIDAKFHFILETGHPSPLSANRGYWFGNQHFSKTNRYLQEHGMKPVKW comes from the coding sequence ATGTCCATACAGATAGAAGCGAGTTGGAGAGAAGTGCTGCGTGAAGAGTTTAGTGAACCTTACTTTGAAGACTTGACAGAATTTGTCAGGCATGAATACGGAGAAAACACTTGTTACCCGCCAGGAAATAAAATATTTGCGGCTTTTGATCGCACCCCTTATGAACAAGTAAAAGTAGTGATTATAGGTCAGGATCCTTATCATGGTGCTGGACAGGCTAACGGTCTGTGCTTCTCTGTAGCAGATGGCATTAAACACCCACCTAGTTTGATCAATATATTTAAAGAAATCTCTAAGGATTTAAATCAGCCGTATCCAGAATCTGGGAATTTAGAACGCTGGGCTGACCAAGGGGTTTTATTGCTCAATACCGTCCTTACTGTACAGGAATCAATGGCCGGTAGTCATCAGAAAAAAGGTTGGGAAAAATTTACGGATGCGGTTATTAAAAAAATATCTGATGAGCGCAAAGATGTAGTGTTTCTTCTCTGGGGCGGATTTGCTAAAGGAAAGGCAAAGCTTATAGATGCTAAATTCCATTTTATTCTAGAAACCGGACATCCATCGCCTTTAAGTGCTAATAGGGGCTACTGGTTCGGGAACCAGCATTTTTCTAAGACCAATCGCTATTTACAAGAACACGGAATGAAGCCTGTGAAATGGTAG
- the udk gene encoding uridine kinase — MLILGIAGGTGSGKTTVVEQMVHEYPDHEVTVISQDSYYKDTSDLTYEERTKINFDHPESIDFDLLEKHLLQLKEGKTIDQPVYSFKEHNRTGETIKTAPSKVVIVEGILILTMPRIRKLFDIKVYIDCDSDERLIRRLKRDIADRGRNLNEVLERYQNTLKPMHQQFIESTKLYADVIIPTNRFNSVGVKILRTIIDQKLG, encoded by the coding sequence ATGCTTATATTAGGAATCGCAGGTGGAACCGGTAGTGGAAAAACCACCGTGGTAGAACAAATGGTTCATGAATACCCCGATCACGAAGTAACTGTGATCTCTCAAGATTCTTACTATAAAGACACTAGCGACCTGACTTACGAGGAACGTACTAAAATAAACTTCGATCATCCTGAAAGTATCGATTTTGATTTGTTAGAAAAGCATCTTTTGCAACTCAAAGAAGGGAAAACTATTGATCAACCGGTTTACAGCTTTAAGGAACACAACCGTACAGGAGAAACTATAAAAACGGCACCTAGTAAAGTAGTTATCGTAGAAGGTATTTTAATCCTTACCATGCCACGTATTCGGAAGTTATTTGATATAAAAGTATACATTGATTGCGATAGCGATGAGCGATTGATCAGAAGGTTAAAACGCGATATCGCAGACCGTGGTCGCAATTTGAACGAAGTACTGGAACGTTATCAAAATACGTTAAAGCCTATGCACCAACAATTTATAGAGTCTACCAAGTTGTATGCAGATGTGATTATCCCTACCAACCGATTCAATTCAGTAGGTGTTAAAATCTTGCGCACTATTATTGACCAAAAACTAGGATAA